A genomic segment from Planktothrix sp. FACHB-1365 encodes:
- a CDS encoding DNA cytosine methyltransferase has protein sequence MDCSLSYADILKKGDGVLIPGHSRKYFRKPYLKALSFFSGCMGLDLGLEREGIEILLACELDRAARKTIQTNRPDLAIIGDIRDYSATEIREKAGLSLATEIDIIVGGPPCQAFSSAGKRQGFNDERGNVFLKFIDLIIELQPRFAVIENVRGLLSAPLQHRPHEMRGKNFPSLSQDEKRGGALLFIIQRLKEAGYSISFNLYNAANFGSPQQRERVIITCNRDGEKLPYLTPTHSEKELYGLTRWRTLQEALEGLPKDGHHFVKFPEKRLKYYRLLKPGQYWRDLPTGLHQEALGASYHTGGGKTGFYRRLAWDKPSPTLVTHPAMPATDLAHPEEDRPLSIEEYKRIQEFPDDWIITGTLLDQYRQVGNAVPCSLGRAIARMLLTYLKGETPIVYPNFPYSRYHKTDDVSWMVETLGDLEETLGKQLSLNLI, from the coding sequence ATGGATTGCTCATTAAGTTATGCAGATATCCTAAAAAAAGGAGATGGTGTCTTGATTCCTGGCCATAGCCGAAAGTATTTCAGGAAGCCATATCTAAAAGCGTTAAGTTTTTTTTCAGGTTGCATGGGTTTGGATTTGGGACTAGAAAGAGAAGGAATTGAAATACTTCTGGCCTGTGAACTTGATCGAGCAGCCCGAAAAACTATTCAAACAAATCGACCAGATCTAGCCATTATTGGGGATATCAGAGATTATTCAGCGACAGAAATTCGGGAAAAGGCAGGATTGAGTTTAGCCACAGAGATCGATATAATTGTTGGTGGCCCACCATGTCAAGCGTTTAGTAGTGCGGGTAAGCGTCAAGGATTTAACGACGAACGTGGAAATGTTTTCTTAAAGTTTATTGATTTGATTATTGAGCTTCAACCCCGATTTGCAGTAATTGAGAATGTCCGAGGATTACTATCTGCTCCGTTACAGCACAGACCCCATGAAATGAGGGGGAAGAACTTTCCATCTCTATCTCAAGATGAAAAAAGGGGTGGCGCACTCCTGTTTATCATTCAACGACTCAAAGAAGCCGGGTACAGCATTTCCTTCAATTTATATAATGCTGCTAATTTCGGGTCGCCACAACAGCGAGAAAGAGTAATTATTACTTGTAACCGGGATGGAGAAAAACTCCCCTATCTCACACCAACTCACTCAGAAAAAGAGTTATATGGTCTGACACGATGGCGGACATTGCAAGAAGCGCTGGAAGGACTACCTAAAGATGGGCACCACTTTGTTAAGTTTCCTGAAAAACGACTCAAATACTATCGGCTGTTGAAACCTGGACAATATTGGCGGGACTTACCAACAGGACTTCACCAGGAAGCACTTGGGGCTTCTTATCATACAGGTGGCGGGAAAACTGGTTTCTACCGGAGGTTAGCTTGGGATAAGCCTTCTCCGACCCTAGTAACCCATCCAGCTATGCCTGCAACTGACCTCGCCCATCCAGAAGAGGATAGACCCCTTAGTATTGAAGAGTACAAGCGAATACAAGAATTTCCCGATGATTGGATCATCACGGGTACTTTACTCGATCAGTATCGACAAGTCGGAAATGCAGTACCCTGTTCTTTGGGAAGAGCTATCGCCAGAATGTTATTGACTTATTTGAAAGGAGAAACACCAATTGTTTATCCAAACTTTCCCTATTCGCGCTACCACAAGACTGACGATGTGAGTTGGATGGTTGAAACTCTCGGTGATCTTGAAGAAACATTAGGAAAGCAACTTTCTTTGAATCTAATCTGA